A window of Sodalis praecaptivus genomic DNA:
CCAGGAGATGGACGAAGCCACCCACCGCCCCTACACCTCGCGCTACATCGGTTCGCTGGTTTCCGATTTCCATCGCAATTTACTCAAGGGCGGCATTTATCTCTATCCCAGCACCGCGACCCATCCCAACGGCAAGCTGCGATTAGCCTACGAGTGCAACCCGATAGCGTTTCTGGCCGAGCAGGCCGGCGGCAAGGCCAGCGACGGCAAAAACCGCATACTGGATATTGAGCCGCACGAGCTGCATCAGCGTTCCGCGTTCTTCACCGGCACCGAGTCCATGGTTAACGATGTTGAACGCTTTATCCGCGATTACCCAGATAACGTTTAAGCCTGGGAGCGCGCCGGCGGGGCATCGCGGGATGTCGCGCCGTGCTACTCTGCGTCCGCGCCACGGGCCGGACGGCCGCCGCGCTGGCCGACGCAACAGCGTGATCCTATCCGCGGGCGCCCAGCGTACCGCGGGGGAAAATCGGTTATACTAGCCGTCTCGCCATTCTTGGAAAGTTTAAGGAAAACGACATGAGTTTGAATCAGGTACCGGCAGGCAAAGATCTCCCGGAAGATATTTATGTGGTCATTGAAATTCCGGCTAACGCGTCCCCCATTAAATATGAAGTTGACAAGGAAAGCGGCGCCCTGTTTGTCGATCGTTTCATGTCCACCGCGATGTTCTATCCCTGTAACTACGGCTATATCAACCACACTCTCTCCCTGGATGGCGATCCGGTGGACGTGCTGGTGCCGACGCCGTATCCGCTACAGCCTGGCGCCGTGGTGCGCTGCCGTCCCGTCGGCGTGTTGAAAATGACCGACGAATCCGGCGAAGATGCCAAACTGGTGGCGGTGCCGCACACCAAGCTGTCGAAAGAATATGACCACATTAAAGACGTCGACGATCTGCCTCAGCTGCTGCGGGCGCAAATCACCCATTTCTTCGAGCATTACAAAGATCTCGAAGCCGGCAAATGGGTGAAGGTCGACGGCTGGGATAACGCCGAAGCGGCCAAAGCCGAAATTCTCGCCTCTTTCGAGCGCGCCAAAAAGAAATAATACCGCCGAAAAAAAACCGCTCACCGAGCGGTTTTTTTTGGCCGTTAACCCGCCGCGTCGGAAGGGTCCTCATGCCGGCGTACCCAATCTCCTCCGGGCAGCAGCGTAAGACCGGTGACCGGCCGCTGATAAAGATACATCCAGGCGCTGCCGTAGGGCGTGCCGATCAGGATCCGCTTGTATTCGCCGCTTTTGGTGCGCAGCGCATCCAGTTCCGCCAGGGTGGTGGAATCGATGCGGTACACCTCGCCATAGACCGCGCCGTCGCCCGACACGACCGCCGGATAATGGCCGAGATCGTAAAGCGCATAGCCTGGAATAGTGTAATCTCCCAGCCATTGGGCGTTGGTCATCCAGTGACTATTTCCCTGTTTGCGTCGCAGACTACCGTAAACAATAATTCGCATGGTTAAAACTCAAACCGATAGAGCAAGTCTAGCGCCTGGTTAAGACCAGACACGGCTTCCAGATAAAGTTTCGGCATTAAACGATAACGCAGCGTTAACGTTGCCAGTGAGTCAAAAATACCAACACCGTATTTGACCTGCAAACCGGGCGCGATATAACCGCTGACCACGACCTGGGAGCTGTCGCCAACCCCCTGTGTGTCCAGCGCTAAATCGCTGACCCCGAATGCTTGTCCGATTTTACCCACAACTTGGCCGCTTTGTGCAACCCCCATCCCAATTAACATCGATGTCATCATATTGCTGTCGGCGCCGGAGGCATCCAGACCCTGTCCGCGCAACAAATAAGACAGCGCCTCCTGTTGCGATTTGACCGGATCGGAAAAGACTTCCACTTTCGGCTGGTCGGCCAAGCCGGTGACGCGCACCCCCGCCGTGACGTCATCCTCGGTGGAATCCGGATTGCGGATGGCCTCGATGTTCAAATAAGGCTGATCGACCGGGCCGGAAAACAGCAACTGCCCTTTGTTGACGATCAAATCCTGTCCATAGGCGTGAAAGCGACCGGACGGAATATCGATTTGCCCGTTAAGCCCCAGCCCCTGCTTATCCTGCGCTACTTTCAAATCCCCTTTAAGCCTGGCTTTGAGGCCGAAAGCGTCCAGGCGCACATCGTCACCGACATGCACCAGCAGGTTGGAGGTAATGGGGATGGCGGAGCTCTCCTTATCGGCTACCGGCCGCAGATTATCGTCCAGCAGCACTTCATCACTGGAGACGCCAACCGCGCTCTGCGGCATATCCTTCACTTCAATGCGCGCCCAGGGAATATCAACCTTGCCATTAAGGGCGAACAGCGTCGGCGTAGCCTCGAACACAATATCCGGCGACATGTCCAGCCGTACCATGGGCGGCACGGTGATGCGCACCCGATTGCCCTGGGCGTTGATACGCGCGCGCCAGGCCGCCATCCGGTTCCAGTCGGCGTCGCCGGTCAGGTTGACCTGGCCGTGGGTTGTCCCGATAAGCCCCTGTAGCGTAGAGCGGGTCCCGGCGAAAGAGAGCGCCAGGCGACTGTCGGTCATGGCAAAGGGCATGAAGTTGCCTTTGATAACCAGACGCTCCAGCCCCAATTGACCGTACAGCTGCGGCCGCTGCACATCGCCGCCGAGACGCAACGCGGCATTGACTAGCCCATCGACGCTTTCACCCCGCGACATCAACGGTTTCAACAGCGCCAGCGAAAGCTGATTGATGTTGACGTTGCCGGACAGCGCCCGCCGATTTTGGGGATCCGCCACCTGCACCTGACCGTTGAACTGGCCATTGCCGGCGATTTTGAAAAGCCAGTCGAGGCGGGCCAATCCCTTATCCAGCGCGGCATTGAGCGTCAGCGTTTCAAACGCCACCGGCAGTGTCTTGCCCTGCACCGTTTGACTGACCTTCACGCCGTTGCCCACTAGCGCCACTTTGCCCTGCGGTAGGCCGCCCCCCGCGGTCCAGCGTACCTCGGCCCGGCCGGTGAAGACGCCGCTGGCCTGTGTTTCCGCCGGTAGCAGGGGTTTCAACATTGCCAAATCGAAGCGGTTCAGCTGCAAACTGGCCTGCCCGGATGCCCCTATCTCGCTGTTTTGCGGCGCGCAGATCTGCGCATTGGGGTTTTGCCAGCAATGCGGGCCGATAATGAGATTTTGCGCGACGGCCTGATAATCCAGCGTCATTGCGCGCGTCAGCCGCCATTCCCCCACCGGCGTAGCGAAACGGGTTTGGCTGAGCGTACCCTGCCAGCGTTGCTGTTGCCGATCGAAACCGCCGTTTAACTGCAACTGGCCGGCAACCGGCTCACCCTGCATCGCCAGCTTGAGCTGATGCCGCTTTTCATCGCCGGTCGCGTCCAGGGTCAGTTGGGCGATGGACAGCGACCCCTGTAGCAACCTGTCCAGCCGCAGCTGAACGTTACCGCGCACGATGTCGCTGGAACGGACATCGCCCTGCAACGCAATGCGCCCGACGGTTAACTCTCCCCAGCGCAGCGCGTATGCGTTGAGATCCATAAGCAACTGCGGCGCGCGCAGATTGCCCCGCAGTTTGATATCGCCCGCCGCCCGACCGCCCAGCCCTGGCAAGGCACCGTTCAGCGCCGGGGCGTTGAGCACGGCGTCCAGCGCGAAGGCATCGCTCAGTTCGCCTTTCACCGTCAACTGGTTACGCCCCAGCGCCAACAGCAGTTGCGGCACCTGCCATTGACCGGCGGCGTTACCCCTGAGCGACCCCTTCGCGGTGAGCGCGTTTTGCCGGATATGGCCATGGAGATCCAGTTCAGGCACCTGTAGTTGCCAGTTGCCGCCATACAGGCTGCCGCGGCTGGTGAGTTTTCCGTCCAGCCGCGCGGGCCAGTCCGGCCACTGGCGGGCGGTATTAATCCCGCTTAACGACAGTTCGCTACGCCAGCTAATGGCGCGCTGCCAGTCCACCACCGCGCTCAGATCGGTATTGCCCTGTAACGCCGCCAACCGCAGGCGCGATAGCGTAAAGCCGTCGGTATTGCCCTTGGCGTCCAGGCTCACATCCGCCGGCGGCAGACCCTCGCCGCTGAGCGCCGCTTTCAACGTCAGCCGATAATCCCGCGCCTCGCCGTCCAAACGCAGGGCCAGACCCCGCGCCTGATATTGCGGCGTACCGGTTAACGGCCACTGCACGGACTGCCCGTCGATCGTCAATGTCAGCGGCAGACCCGCCTGCGCCAGGCGCGTTTTCAGCGCCAACTGCGCGGTGAGCGGACCGGAGAGATTGAGCGCGGCGCGCAGTTCATCGCGCAGGTCGCCGTCTACCGCGAGCTTGATCTTCTCGCCTTTTAGCGGCGCGCTATTTACGGTGGTGTTGACCGTCATCGACACCGGCCAGCGCCCGCTGAGTTCGGCGTTGCCGGACGCGTTGAGCAAGCCCTGGGGCGAGTCGATATCCAGCAGCGTCAATTCAGCATGCCGATCGCGGGTCGCCGCCTGCAAACGTAAGCGGGTGATAAGCAGATTGGCGTCGCCGGAGAGACGCAGATTTTCCCCTTCGATATCCTCAACCGTCAGATTCAACGGCAGGGTAAACGAAGGCAGCGGCGGCAGGAGCGGCTTGGCGAACAGTGCGCGCAGCGTCTCGGCCAGCGGCGGCTGCGCGCGAATTGCCGCCCGCGCCGCCTCAGCATCGGCGCGTTTTTGCGCCGGCGTGCGCGTATCGGGTTTTATCGCCTGCGCGGCGGCGGCCGCCGCCTTATCCGCCACCACCTGCGCCGCCGTCGGCAGCGCCACCAGCAAACCGGCGATGCGCGTCGGCGTCACCGTCAGGTTATTGCCCTGAAACTGAAGGCCGGTGCTGAATTCGTCAAGGGCGATGCGGGTATTATCCACTTTGACCTGCACATTATTCAGCGCCAGACGGCGCAGGTTAAGCGGATAGGGGGTCGATAGGGAACCACCGCCCGACGCCTCCTGCGTTGCCGGCGCCGGCGGCCCGAATTCGGCGGTGTTTACGCCGACATTCACATCGCGCAGGGAGAGATCGTTGAGGCACAGCTGGCGCTCCCGCAGACAACCAAAATCCAGCGCAAGATGGAATTCGCCGACACCGACCGTAACGCCGGGCATCTGGTAACGTAACTGCTTAATGGTCAAATCGCGCCAGCCGCCGCTGACGGAGGCCATTTCCAGTCCCGGCACCCAGCGGGCCGCGCCGTTCAGCACCAGGTGCAGCCCGCTGGTGGTCCCCACCAGAAACGCCAGCGCGCCCACCAGCAGCACCAGCAGCAGCACGACACCCAGGCAGATTTTCTTAACAAGGCTCATAATTCCGGCCCCAGTCCAATATAGAATTGCACGCCGTGCTCATGTTCATCCGCCACCGGGGCGGCGATGTCCAGCTTGATGGGGCCGACGGGCGATTGCCAGCGCACGCCGACGCCGGCGCCGGTCTTGAAGTTGCTCTGTTTGATATCGTTAACCGCCTCGCCGCTGTCGACAAATACCGCGCCCCACCATTTGCCGGTGACGTTATATTGATACTCCAACGATCCGGTGGCCAGTTTGGAGGCGCCGGTCAATTTGCCGTCATCGTCGCGCGGCGACAGGGATTTGTATTTATAGCCGCGAATACTGCGATCGCCGCCGGCAAAAAAGCGCAGCGAAGGCGGGACGCGTTCAAAATCGTTGGTTTCGATCCAGCCCAGGTTGCCGCGGGCTACGAAGCGGTGTTTCTCCGCCAGCGTGCGGATCCAGACGTTCTGCGCCTGCAAAATGACAAAATCGATATCCGAACCCCAGACGGTATTGGAAACATCCACCGAATAGCGCTGGCTGTCGCCCCAGGTGGGCATCAGGCCGCCACGCTGGCGGGTCCGGTTGATACTGACGCCGGGATAGATAAGCATCGTGGTATCGGTAACGTTGGCCTGGGTAAAGTGATCCAGGCTCCAGCGCAAATTGATAGCCCGCTGCCAGCCGCTGGACAGATCCCAATAGCGCGCCACGTTCAGCGTGGTGGAATCCGCCTGGGTATCGTTGAGGTCTTCGCGCTTGAAGCCGCCTTGCAGCAGATAATATTGCTCCAGCGGATCTTTGAGCAGCGGAATTTTATAGCTGACATCGGCCGATTGCTCCGGCGCCGACAGGCTAAGACTGGTTTGCAAACTGTGGCCGCGCGAGTTAAGCCACGGTTTGTTCCAGGTGGTTTTGACCCGCGGTCCCACATCGGTGGCATAGCCGACGCCGGTTTCGAGACTGTTGCGACTGCGCGGCGTCACGACCGCGTCCAGCGGCAGCGTTTTGCTCTGTTTACCGGAGGAAAAGTCAGGGGAGATCACCACCGAATTAAACCAGTTGGTGGCCGCCAGCCGGCGGTTTAGCTCCGCCAGCGATTCGGCGCTGTAAGGTTCGCCCTCGCGTACTTTGGCGAGATTTTGCAGGTAATCTTCGCGGATCTGGGCGCCGTGGAAGCGCACTTTACCGAAGCGATAGCGCTGGCCGCTATCAAAATCGATATCCCAATAAGCCTGGTAGCGCGACGGCGCTACACCCAACTGGCTTTTGCGAAACTCGGCGTCGAAATACCCCTTGCGCAGCGCCAGGCTGGAAAACCCGTTTTTGAATCTGTCGTAAGCGCCGTGATTCAATACGGTGCCAAGGGCGGGCTTGCCGTCTGACACCCACTGGCGATAATCGCTGTCCTGCCGCGCCTCGCCGCGCAAAATGACATTGACGCCGGCGATTTTCACCGGCTTACCCGGCGTGACACGGGCGATAAGTACATCGCGACCGCCGTTCACCGCCGGCTTAAAGACGAAATCGATGGTGGGCGAATAATAGCCAAGCGCCCGCAGCCCCTCGCGCACCGCGTTATCCACCCGGCTTTGGAAGCGCGCGTCGGCGGTCACCTCATCGCTGCCAATGGTGGACAGGCGCGCGCGTACATTGCGCTGCAGGTCGCCGCTGAGCCCCTCCACCTGTAGGCGGACGTTGGCGCTATGGGCCTGCGGCATCAGCAACAGCGCGCAGAAAAATAGGGATTTTCGGCCGTACCGTGCTTTCACGCTGATGACCTCTGATTGTTTCTTTCCTGGCAAAGTCTCTCCATCCGCGACGAATCAGCGTTGATGCTATTATTAGCAGACTCAATACTCCGTTGGCAAAATCGCCGGGCGGCCCTTGCGCGGCCGCGTCCGTCTCGCCGTCGGGCGCTGAGTGGCGCTTACTCACCTGATGCTCAGGTGTATCAACCCTCTATGGTTAGTGATGAGATATTTTCGCAGTAAAATCGATTTATCTTCACAGCATCATGTAATAATGCGCTTTATTGTCGGTAAAGCGTGCCGGTTAAACAACCCCTTGCGGGGTATTTCGCCGGCATTTGTTCAAATGAGGAGTTCAGGGTGGCGCAAAATTTCGACAAAACTACGCGCATTACGCAAAGTGAAGCGCTGCCGGGGCGCATGACGCCCATGCCCATCGCCCCCACGCATCCGGTGCTGCACCATTCCATGAGCCACGTCCCGGACGGCATGGCGCTAGCGATATTCGCCATGGGCTGTTTTTGGGGCGTGGAGCGGCTTTTCTGGCAACAGCCCGGCGTTTACAGTACCGCGGCCGGCTATACCGGCGGCTTTACGCCCAACCCTACCTACCGCGAAGTGTGCAGCGGCCAGACCGGCCATGCCGAAGCGGTAAGAGTGGTGTTCGACCCGCAGATCATCCCCTACACGGCGTTGCTGGGGTTATTCTGGCAGCACCACGATCCGACCCAGGGCATGCGCCAGGGGGACGATATCGGCAGCCAGTACCGCTCGGCGCTCTTTCCCCAGGATGATGCGCAGCGCGAGGCCGCGCGCGTAAGCCTGGCCGCTTTTGCCCAAGCGATGGCCGACGCCGGCGATACCCGCCCCATCACGACCGCGCTGGAACCCGCGGCGCCCTTTTATTATGCCGAGGATGAGCATCAACAATATCTACATAAACATCCCGACGGCTATTGCGCCCTCGGGGGCATTGGCGTGTGCCTGCCGCCGGCCCGCTAAGCGGTATTGGCGGCGCGATGACAGACGCTGCTATACTGTCGTGCGACACGGTCGCCGTGGCGTTGAGGCGAGATGTTCACGCAAATTCGCCCTTACAGGGCGCCGACGCTTCCTTATAGCCCGAACTGGTTAACTTATGCTAAATAGTTTTTTGCTTATTCTGCTGCTGATTGCAGTAAGCGCATTTTTCTCGATATCAGAGATATCGCTGGCCGCCTCGCGCAAAATAAAATTGAAATTGCTGGCCGACGAGGGGGATATTAACGCGCAGCGCGTGCTCAAATTACAAGAGACGCCGGGCGTGTTTTTTACCGTGATTCAGATTGGCCTCAACGCCGTGGCCATTCTCGGAGGCATCGTCGGCGACGCCGCCTTTTCTCCCTGGTTTGCCTCGGTATTCGCGCACTTTATGTCACCCGAGCTGGCGGAACAGTTGAGCTTCATTTGCTCCTTCTCGCTGGTGACCGGTATGTTCATTCTGTTTGCCGATCTGACCCCGAAACGCATCGCGTTGATCTCTCCGGAAAGTTATGCCGTCAAGATCATCAACCCAATGCGCTTCTGCCTGCTGGTATTCCGTCCGCTGGTGTGGCTGTTTAACGGTCTGGCCAACGTCATTTTCAGAATGCTGAAACTGCCCATGGTGCGCAAAGACGATATCACTTCCGACGATATTTACGCGGTGGTAGAGGCCGGGGCGCTGGCCGGCGTGCTGCGCAAGCAAGAACATGAACTCATCGAAAACGTTTTTGAGCTGGAATCGCGCACCGTGCCCTCCTCTATGACGTCGCGCGAAAATATCATTTATTTCGATCTGCGCGAAACCGAGGACAGCATTAAAGAGAAAATCGCCACCCATCCCCATTCCAAATTCCTGGTCTGTGACGCGACCATCGACCACATCGTCGGCTATGTCGACTCGAAGGACCTGCTTAATCGCGTGCTGGGCAATCAGAGCCTGGCGCTCAATAGCGGCGTGCAGATCCGCTCGGCGCTGATCGTGCCGGATACCCTGACCCTGTCTGAAGCGTTGGAAAGCTTTAAAACCGCCGGCGAGGATTTCGCGGTCATCTTAAACGAGTATGCGCTGGTGGTCGGGATAATCACGCTAAATGATGTGATGACTACGCTTATGGGGGATCTGGTAGGCCAGGGGCTGGAGGAGCAGATTGTCGCCCGCGACGAAAACTCCTGGCTGATTGAGGGCGGCACGCCGATTGATGATGTGATGCGGGCGCTGCACATCGATGAGTTTCCGCAATCCGGTAACTACGAAACCATCGGCGGCTTTATGATGTTTATGCTGCGCAAAATCCCCAAACGCACCGATTTCGTCCGATACGCCGGCTACAAGTTTGAGGTGGTGGATATCGACAGCTATAAAATCGATCAGCTGCTGGTTACGCGCGTCGAGGAAAAATCCTCCCCGCTACTGTCGCCGGCGTCCGACAACAATGCCCATGTCGCCTGAGATAAGCGCCGCAGTGATGAAAAAAAAGCCCCCGCGCGCGGCGGAGGCATAATGACTACGGCGGCAGTTCGCCGTAAAAAGCGTTCTTAGGCCATATCTAGCTGGAGCCGCATTACCTGGCGATTGACTTCAGACATGACGCTGAAATGCTGTTTATCTCGCACCTTGGGCAGCAAAATTTTACCTTTATCAAACTCAAAAGCGCCGATGCCCTTGATGTAAAGTCTGCCGCGAAATAAGGTCTTTACGTAAGTGGCTACTTTTATGGCGTTATAGCGATGGAAGATTCTCATTTTTGTACTTTCCTCCTACAGGGTTACTTCTTCCTATGGTACTGACTACCGCGATTGGAAATCCGGTAACGCTACCTAACTACACCTTATCTGAGTGGTAAGTTGTGCTTTAGTTCACGCTCTTACAGGATGCATTACTGCTTTTACATATTTTGACAGTAGGGTATAAAAAACAAATCCCTATAAACAGTATAATTATCCTAAAAGTGCGGTGGTTGTGCTTGCACACACACTGGGCCAAAGAGGGCCCGGTGAGATCCTAACAACAGGAGTTTTTTATGCGCTATCTCATCGGCCTACCGTTATGCTGCCTCGTCGTGTCCCTCTCGTTGCATGCCCATCTGCTGCGCACCGGTGAACCGGTTCCGCCTGTGAAGGTCATGCATCAGGGGGAAGTAATCTACGATCATAATGAGTTTAGTCATCAATCCTGGAATAGCGCACGCCTCCCCGGAAAAATTCGTCTCATCCAGCATATCGCCGCCCGAACCTCGGCGCGCGAAATGAATGCCGCGTTGATTGAAACCCTACGCAAGGCAAGATTACCGCGCGAATATTACCAAACGACGACAATCGTCGATCGCGGCGACGCTTTCTTCGCTACCGGCTGGTTCATCCGCCACCAAATCGAGGCGAGTCTGCGTCGCTACCCCTGGTCGCAGATTATCGACGATACCAACAGCGTGGTGCGTCATAACTGGCAGTTGAAAAGCAAAACTTCGACCATAGTGCTGCTTAACGCCCAAGGAGAGGTGCAATGGGCCAAAGAGGGGCCGTTGACGCTGGAGGAGATACGCCAGGTCGTCAGCCGTATCCAGCGCCTATTGCGCGAACAGGACCGATGAGCGCCGGCGGCGAACGACGGCAGATTGATAGTCCAGCCGGACGGGAACAGCGGTCGGACGGTTATGGCCCGAGCGGTTACGTCGGCCGCTTGATAACCGTAGCCGGACGGGAGCAGCGGTCGGACGGTTGTGGCCCCAGCGGTTACGTTGGCCGGGCGGCCACGGCTGTCGGCGGGATATGGCCGCCCGACGAGTTAGCGGGGGCTAGACAGCCACCCGCTGCACGACCGCCGCGGGCGCGCGGCGTCAGAACAACGACACCCGAAAGCCGGGATTCAAGAAAGATTCTCGCGGGGTATAATCTAACGCCCGTCCCTGCCAATCATTGACCTGGGCCCCGGCCGCCATGGCCACCGCGTGCCCTGCGGCGGTATCCCAGACGCTGGTCGGCCCAAAGCGCGGATAAAGCTGCGCCGTCCCCTCCGCCACCAGGCAGAATTTCAGCGATGAGCCGATAGTGATCGTCTGATGCTCGCCCAGGTGGGCCAGATAATCCTGCAGCTCCGCATTGTTGCCGTGCGAACGGCTCACCACCACCAACGGCGGGCGCGCTTCTTTCACCTCTATGGCCTGCCGCTCGCCGTGCTCGTCGATACGCCAGGCTTTTCCGTCCGCTGCGGCATAAAGCCGGTCGGTGACCGGCGCATAGACCACGCCCATCACGGGCTTACCGTCTTCGATTAGCGCGATATTGACCGTAAATTCACCGTTACGGCGCAGAAACTCCTTGGTGCCGTCCAAGGGGTCCACCAGCCAGAAACGGCGCCAATGCTGACGAACGGACCAGTCCGGCGGATCCTCTTCGGAGAGAAGGGGAATGTCCGGCGCCAGCGCCTGTAAACGGGCGGCGATGACCCGATGCGCGGCCAGATCCGCGGCGGTAACCGGCGAGTCGTCCTGCTTCTGATTCAGCTCCAGCGGCTTTTCACCGTTGTAGACCTGCATGATGGCCGCGCCGGCGTCGCGGGAAAGGGTAATGATGTGTTCAATCATGATACACCTCGAAGATGAGCCTTAAGGTAATGATAATATTTTTTCGTCCGGCGTGATAACTCTTCGACACCCCAGGGGGGAGAAGTTGCATAGCGCCACGCCGTCGAGAGAAACGCCGGCGTGGGAGAGAGGAAACGCGTCGGCGCGCGTTCCGCAGGTTTACAGAATTTCCAACAGCTCTACTTCAAAAATCAACGCGCTGAAAGGCGGAATGGACGCGCCCGCGCCGCGTTCGCCGTAGGCCAGTTTGTGGGGAATATACAATTCCCACCGCGAGCCGACCGGCATCAACGTCAGCGCTTCGATCCAACCGGCAATGACGCCGCTGACCGGGAACTCTGCCGGCTGGCCCCGCTCAACCGAACTGTCAAACACGCTACCGTCCAGCAGCCGGCCGGTATAATGCACGCGCACGCGATCCTGGCGCGAGGGGATGGCCCCGTCGCCTTGGGTTAGGACTTTGAATTGCAGGCCGGATTCGGTCAGCGTGACGCCCTCCTTGTCGGCATTGTCCGCCAGGAACTTATCGCCTTCCACCGCCAGATGCTGTTGGCGCTCCTGACGCACCGCGTCGGCGCGTTCGTGGACGGTACGCAGCGCGCGATGGATAACGTCCACCGGCACCGCCGGGGCATTGCCTTCCAGCGCATCGCGTAATCCCGTAAGCAACGCATCCGGCAACAGGCCTTCCAGACCGGATTCGACCAATTGCTGGCCTACCTGTAGGCCGATACCGTAGCTCGCCTGGGCTTCTACGCTGTCTAATGAAGGGTTAGTCATGAAGTTTCCTTGATATCTCAAAAAGCGAAAGGCGCAGCATAACAGCGCGGGCGGTTGGGGTAAAATCCCGCGTGCAAATAGTATGACGCCTCCCCTTAACGTCAGCGTCACGGTATAAAATAGGCATGGAGCTTCATCCCACGCCGCTCTATACTTCATCGGGTTACGGCAACAGTTTTGCAAGAGAGGTCATCATGGGCAGAATCGCGCCCAGGAAAAACACGTCCCCGGGCTTTTCGCTGCCGGGCCTGGACGGCCTGCGGGAGAAATGGCGTCGCCGTTTCGGCCCCGATGATGATGTCAGCCGGCCCGCCGTTGAGAGCGAGGAACGCGCGCCAACCGGTGAAAGCGTTAAACGCACGCCGGGGCAAAACACGGGCGCGCAGGACAGCCTGCCAGCCGCGTCGACGGAGGACGCGACCTACGCCCTGGCCATCGGCAGCGCCGCCGAGGCAGACGAACCCTACCCGTCCCCTATCGGCAGTGCCGACATCGTGCGCGCGTCCCGCCGTGACGTTGGCACAACCTCCGGCCGCTACGGCACCGATGATGTTGACGCGACCTCCGTCCGCTACGGCACCGCTGCCGATGACGCGCCCGAGGCCACGCCCATCGGCAGCGCCGGCCATCGCCCTGATTATCTGACAGACGTTCCGCCACGAACGTCAGCGGCCCCCGCATCGCCAAGCGCAGGCGCCTCACTGCGTGGACAGGCGCTATTGGCGACATTGTGGCACCTGCCCGACGGTTTCAACTGGATGAGGCCGCTACCGCTCATGCATCGCCGCTGGCTGCTGATTATCGCATTACTGGTGGCCATCGCTTTACTTTGGCCCTACAGTCCAACGACGCCGCCGGCGCCGGTGGCTCGCAATGATGCAGCATCCTCAGCCGTACCGAGTATGCAGGCCGAGCTGGTGGACAACAGCGCCGGCGGCGGCAACACGGACGAGCGGCACGTGCAAACGTACCGCATCGTCGACGGCCAGACGCTGGCCCAGTTGTTCCGCGCGCATAATCTGCCGGTGGCGGATGTCTTTGCCATGGCCCAGGTAGAGGGCAACGACAAACCGCTAAGCAGCCTGCAGGCCGGGCAGGAAGTTCGCATCGTGCAAAACGCGCAGGGCGTCGTGACGCTGC
This region includes:
- the ppa gene encoding inorganic diphosphatase — translated: MSLNQVPAGKDLPEDIYVVIEIPANASPIKYEVDKESGALFVDRFMSTAMFYPCNYGYINHTLSLDGDPVDVLVPTPYPLQPGAVVRCRPVGVLKMTDESGEDAKLVAVPHTKLSKEYDHIKDVDDLPQLLRAQITHFFEHYKDLEAGKWVKVDGWDNAEAAKAEILASFERAKKK
- a CDS encoding gamma-glutamylcyclotransferase family protein, whose amino-acid sequence is MRIIVYGSLRRKQGNSHWMTNAQWLGDYTIPGYALYDLGHYPAVVSGDGAVYGEVYRIDSTTLAELDALRTKSGEYKRILIGTPYGSAWMYLYQRPVTGLTLLPGGDWVRRHEDPSDAAG
- the tamB gene encoding autotransporter assembly complex protein TamB, coding for MSLVKKICLGVVLLLVLLVGALAFLVGTTSGLHLVLNGAARWVPGLEMASVSGGWRDLTIKQLRYQMPGVTVGVGEFHLALDFGCLRERQLCLNDLSLRDVNVGVNTAEFGPPAPATQEASGGGSLSTPYPLNLRRLALNNVQVKVDNTRIALDEFSTGLQFQGNNLTVTPTRIAGLLVALPTAAQVVADKAAAAAAQAIKPDTRTPAQKRADAEAARAAIRAQPPLAETLRALFAKPLLPPLPSFTLPLNLTVEDIEGENLRLSGDANLLITRLRLQAATRDRHAELTLLDIDSPQGLLNASGNAELSGRWPVSMTVNTTVNSAPLKGEKIKLAVDGDLRDELRAALNLSGPLTAQLALKTRLAQAGLPLTLTIDGQSVQWPLTGTPQYQARGLALRLDGEARDYRLTLKAALSGEGLPPADVSLDAKGNTDGFTLSRLRLAALQGNTDLSAVVDWQRAISWRSELSLSGINTARQWPDWPARLDGKLTSRGSLYGGNWQLQVPELDLHGHIRQNALTAKGSLRGNAAGQWQVPQLLLALGRNQLTVKGELSDAFALDAVLNAPALNGALPGLGGRAAGDIKLRGNLRAPQLLMDLNAYALRWGELTVGRIALQGDVRSSDIVRGNVQLRLDRLLQGSLSIAQLTLDATGDEKRHQLKLAMQGEPVAGQLQLNGGFDRQQQRWQGTLSQTRFATPVGEWRLTRAMTLDYQAVAQNLIIGPHCWQNPNAQICAPQNSEIGASGQASLQLNRFDLAMLKPLLPAETQASGVFTGRAEVRWTAGGGLPQGKVALVGNGVKVSQTVQGKTLPVAFETLTLNAALDKGLARLDWLFKIAGNGQFNGQVQVADPQNRRALSGNVNINQLSLALLKPLMSRGESVDGLVNAALRLGGDVQRPQLYGQLGLERLVIKGNFMPFAMTDSRLALSFAGTRSTLQGLIGTTHGQVNLTGDADWNRMAAWRARINAQGNRVRITVPPMVRLDMSPDIVFEATPTLFALNGKVDIPWARIEVKDMPQSAVGVSSDEVLLDDNLRPVADKESSAIPITSNLLVHVGDDVRLDAFGLKARLKGDLKVAQDKQGLGLNGQIDIPSGRFHAYGQDLIVNKGQLLFSGPVDQPYLNIEAIRNPDSTEDDVTAGVRVTGLADQPKVEVFSDPVKSQQEALSYLLRGQGLDASGADSNMMTSMLIGMGVAQSGQVVGKIGQAFGVSDLALDTQGVGDSSQVVVSGYIAPGLQVKYGVGIFDSLATLTLRYRLMPKLYLEAVSGLNQALDLLYRFEF
- the tamA gene encoding autotransporter assembly complex protein TamA, with the protein product MPQAHSANVRLQVEGLSGDLQRNVRARLSTIGSDEVTADARFQSRVDNAVREGLRALGYYSPTIDFVFKPAVNGGRDVLIARVTPGKPVKIAGVNVILRGEARQDSDYRQWVSDGKPALGTVLNHGAYDRFKNGFSSLALRKGYFDAEFRKSQLGVAPSRYQAYWDIDFDSGQRYRFGKVRFHGAQIREDYLQNLAKVREGEPYSAESLAELNRRLAATNWFNSVVISPDFSSGKQSKTLPLDAVVTPRSRNSLETGVGYATDVGPRVKTTWNKPWLNSRGHSLQTSLSLSAPEQSADVSYKIPLLKDPLEQYYLLQGGFKREDLNDTQADSTTLNVARYWDLSSGWQRAINLRWSLDHFTQANVTDTTMLIYPGVSINRTRQRGGLMPTWGDSQRYSVDVSNTVWGSDIDFVILQAQNVWIRTLAEKHRFVARGNLGWIETNDFERVPPSLRFFAGGDRSIRGYKYKSLSPRDDDGKLTGASKLATGSLEYQYNVTGKWWGAVFVDSGEAVNDIKQSNFKTGAGVGVRWQSPVGPIKLDIAAPVADEHEHGVQFYIGLGPEL